A window from Opitutia bacterium ISCC 52 encodes these proteins:
- a CDS encoding acyl carrier protein, which produces MSDSEKEATIIGKLKGIMEDTATEERDLTDFGRSTTIESLGLDSLTILDLLYDIEQETGIELAAKDVVTVTNIGEITDLLVEKGA; this is translated from the coding sequence ATGAGCGATTCAGAAAAAGAAGCTACCATCATTGGTAAACTAAAAGGCATCATGGAAGACACGGCGACGGAAGAGCGTGATCTGACTGACTTCGGTCGAAGTACTACTATCGAATCCCTGGGCCTTGACTCACTCACCATTTTGGACCTGCTCTACGATATCGAGCAAGAGACCGGAATCGAACTAGCAGCCAAAGATGTGGTCACCGTCACCAACATCGGTGAGATAACTGACCTGCTCGTCGAGAAAGGCGCTTGA
- a CDS encoding beta-ketoacyl-[acyl-carrier-protein] synthase family protein — translation MAEENNNRRRVVVSGMGIASSLGIDESTVWDNLLKGNTGIGPLRAIDTTDYKVGIGAEVPEGLVEDKLKGLKRRPIDRTLDLGIVASHTALIQAGLLEEEGPYENQQEVSVIFGTGEGSAQSHHTAFSAFFEKGPRGLRPTTVPRCMYNAVSAGISLQFKLTGTNYMVVSACTSATNAIGTAFRMIRDGYADRVLCGGSDGFFDPFFFGVWNNIPALSRIEDPKQACRPFAEDRAGTVLGEGAGALVLEARDLALERGASIRGEILGYGESSDATHLTSPNAEGQAKAMRMALNEAGVNPSELSHINAHGTATNSNDACESKSIGMVLGDSTDRVPVVANKSFFGHTLGASGALETIVTLMALEQETIPPNLNLDKTDPECSVNLAGPTPTSISKGPAMKNSFGFGGGNGVLIIGPKN, via the coding sequence ATGGCTGAAGAAAACAACAATCGCCGACGCGTCGTTGTGTCTGGCATGGGCATCGCTTCCTCGTTGGGAATCGACGAATCAACTGTCTGGGACAATCTGCTAAAAGGGAATACCGGTATCGGTCCTCTCAGAGCAATCGATACCACCGATTACAAAGTGGGTATAGGTGCAGAAGTTCCAGAAGGACTGGTTGAAGATAAACTCAAAGGCCTCAAACGACGTCCGATTGATCGGACCTTGGATTTGGGAATCGTGGCTTCACACACCGCTTTGATTCAAGCCGGTCTCCTTGAAGAAGAAGGCCCTTACGAAAACCAACAGGAAGTATCTGTCATTTTTGGGACCGGAGAAGGAAGCGCTCAAAGTCACCACACAGCCTTCAGCGCCTTTTTTGAAAAAGGCCCACGAGGATTACGCCCCACGACCGTTCCACGCTGCATGTATAACGCAGTATCGGCGGGGATTTCTCTGCAATTCAAACTGACCGGAACCAATTACATGGTGGTCTCCGCCTGCACCTCAGCAACCAATGCGATTGGAACAGCCTTTCGTATGATTCGGGATGGCTATGCCGACCGTGTGCTTTGTGGCGGATCCGATGGATTCTTTGACCCTTTCTTCTTTGGAGTCTGGAACAACATTCCAGCCCTTTCACGCATTGAAGATCCGAAGCAGGCTTGCCGCCCCTTTGCAGAAGACCGGGCGGGCACCGTTTTAGGTGAAGGCGCTGGAGCCTTGGTTCTAGAAGCACGGGATCTTGCCCTGGAGCGAGGCGCAAGTATCCGTGGAGAGATCTTAGGCTACGGGGAATCTTCAGATGCCACTCACTTGACGAGCCCCAATGCGGAGGGTCAGGCCAAAGCCATGCGTATGGCACTCAATGAAGCTGGAGTTAATCCGTCGGAACTCAGCCATATCAATGCCCACGGAACAGCCACTAACAGCAACGATGCCTGCGAGAGCAAGTCTATTGGCATGGTTTTGGGCGATTCAACAGACCGAGTGCCAGTGGTAGCCAACAAAAGCTTTTTCGGGCATACCCTGGGCGCATCAGGTGCACTTGAAACCATCGTTACGCTGATGGCACTGGAACAAGAAACCATTCCACCCAATTTAAATCTCGATAAAACGGACCCGGAATGTTCGGTCAACCTGGCCGGTCCTACTCCGACCAGCATCTCTAAAGGACCTGCCATGAAAAACAGTTTTGGATTTGGCGGAGGCAACGGAGTCCTTATAATCGGCCCCAAAAATTAA
- a CDS encoding SDR family oxidoreductase has protein sequence MSSSFQDQVIIVTGSTRGIGRGIAELLLERGATVALHGRDLDQVTQLCSELNPDRALPFAADLSQPEQAGELIQAVVSAADKLDGLVNNAGAGRAVAFRGIKLEDWRATQQLNLESAFVACQEAYKVMRKACSGSIVNMGSLAAHGPGRMMGADYAASKAGIVSLTRSFALEAARFGIRCNAVSPGIVETEMSEGLTAENVAKLGIPLNRLATPNDVAKVTAFLLSDDASYLTGQVIHVDGGQFMYG, from the coding sequence GTGTCCTCTAGTTTCCAAGATCAGGTCATTATCGTAACCGGCTCTACACGCGGCATCGGCCGTGGCATTGCCGAACTCCTTCTGGAACGAGGAGCCACCGTCGCGCTTCATGGCCGAGATCTGGATCAAGTCACGCAGTTGTGTTCTGAGCTCAATCCCGATCGTGCGCTCCCCTTCGCTGCCGACCTTTCTCAACCAGAACAGGCAGGAGAGCTGATACAAGCCGTCGTATCGGCTGCAGACAAATTGGATGGCCTGGTCAATAATGCAGGGGCAGGACGCGCTGTCGCCTTCCGAGGCATCAAGCTCGAGGATTGGCGTGCCACTCAGCAATTGAATTTAGAATCTGCCTTTGTCGCCTGCCAGGAAGCCTACAAGGTCATGCGGAAGGCCTGTTCTGGCAGCATCGTCAATATGGGCTCTCTCGCCGCGCACGGTCCGGGGCGTATGATGGGCGCAGACTACGCAGCCTCCAAGGCCGGCATCGTTAGTTTGACTCGCAGTTTTGCTCTGGAAGCCGCCCGTTTTGGAATTCGCTGCAATGCCGTATCTCCCGGGATTGTTGAAACCGAAATGTCTGAAGGTCTAACAGCCGAGAACGTGGCCAAGCTCGGCATTCCGCTCAATCGCCTGGCTACTCCGAATGATGTAGCTAAAGTCACCGCCTTTCTCTTATCAGACGACGCATCTTATTTAACCGGCCAAGTCATCCATGTGGATGGCGGCCAATTTATGTATGGCTGA
- a CDS encoding sulfotransferase family protein, with protein MTTTTPIRISLWSGPRNVSTALMYAFAQRNDTQVFDEPLYAHYLSKTDADSFHPGATDILQAQENDGTKVVHNLLLGESESPVVFFKNMAHHLVKLDWDFLKHLSNVLLIRDPRDMLHSYSRTIEDFDIKDTGYPQLKEVCEKLLENGKEPFVIDSCILLEDPEKELSLLCEFIGIDFDSQMLSWEVGPKAFEGVWAPHWYDNIHRSSSFKPYKPKKEPFPERLGPLLERCQPYYDYLMQFARK; from the coding sequence ATGACCACAACGACTCCCATACGCATTTCACTCTGGTCCGGACCGCGCAATGTATCCACCGCGCTCATGTATGCCTTTGCTCAACGCAATGACACACAGGTATTCGATGAACCTCTTTACGCTCACTACCTTTCCAAAACCGATGCGGATAGCTTTCATCCGGGAGCTACAGATATTCTTCAAGCTCAGGAGAATGACGGCACTAAGGTCGTCCATAATTTGCTCCTGGGTGAATCAGAATCTCCCGTCGTTTTTTTTAAAAACATGGCCCACCATTTGGTGAAGCTCGATTGGGATTTCTTGAAACACCTTTCCAACGTACTACTCATCCGGGATCCGCGGGACATGTTGCACTCCTACTCAAGAACAATTGAAGATTTCGACATCAAAGACACCGGCTATCCTCAGTTAAAAGAAGTTTGCGAAAAACTCCTTGAGAACGGAAAGGAACCTTTCGTGATTGATTCCTGTATTCTACTGGAAGATCCAGAAAAGGAGCTATCGCTGCTTTGCGAGTTCATCGGGATCGACTTCGACTCCCAAATGCTGTCCTGGGAGGTCGGCCCCAAAGCATTTGAAGGCGTTTGGGCACCTCATTGGTATGATAACATTCATCGATCTTCCTCATTTAAGCCCTATAAACCTAAGAAGGAACCTTTCCCAGAAAGGCTGGGTCCTCTGCTTGAACGCTGCCAGCCTTACTACGATTACTTGATGCAATTCGCCAGAAAGTGA
- a CDS encoding aminotransferase class IV has translation MNRGTHDSLADSRNDEILISVNGELFPRDEAKISVFDSGYLVGDGVWEGLRLHEGVFVFLEEHLNRLFAGAKMCFLDIGKTKEELTHLLHEVIEANKMDDGIHVRLMITRGNKITPSQDPRLTVSPPNIVIIPEHKTANPEVSKQGVRLFTSAIRRGSPDYLDPRLNCHSKLHEVIALSQALKAGADEALMLDINGFVSTCNATNFFIVRNNEVWTSTGNYCMNGITRSKVIQVCKEKGIPIKERDFSLHDVYSAEEVFVTGTFGGLTPVTDVDGQTIESESTPGPMTQTLSLLYKECIQNYVQSVKG, from the coding sequence ATGAATCGCGGAACTCACGATAGTCTGGCAGACAGCAGGAACGACGAAATTTTAATCAGCGTCAATGGGGAGCTTTTCCCAAGGGATGAAGCTAAAATCTCTGTCTTCGATAGTGGCTACCTGGTGGGTGATGGCGTCTGGGAAGGCCTCCGACTGCACGAAGGAGTATTTGTATTTCTTGAGGAGCATTTAAACAGGCTCTTTGCAGGAGCCAAGATGTGTTTTCTCGATATCGGCAAAACGAAAGAGGAACTCACCCATTTGCTCCACGAAGTCATAGAGGCCAATAAGATGGATGACGGCATTCATGTGCGCCTGATGATCACACGAGGAAATAAGATAACGCCATCACAGGATCCAAGGCTCACGGTTTCACCTCCAAACATCGTTATCATTCCAGAGCACAAGACGGCGAATCCCGAAGTAAGCAAACAAGGCGTTCGGCTATTCACTTCAGCGATACGTCGCGGTTCCCCCGACTACCTTGATCCGCGATTGAATTGCCACAGCAAGCTTCACGAAGTCATTGCCTTGAGCCAGGCTCTCAAAGCAGGCGCAGACGAAGCTCTGATGCTCGACATCAATGGATTCGTTTCCACCTGCAACGCCACGAATTTTTTCATCGTGCGAAATAACGAGGTATGGACCTCAACCGGCAACTATTGCATGAATGGAATTACACGGAGCAAAGTCATTCAGGTCTGCAAAGAAAAAGGCATACCCATAAAGGAAAGAGATTTTTCCCTACACGATGTCTACAGTGCCGAGGAAGTCTTTGTCACAGGTACCTTCGGCGGTCTCACTCCAGTCACGGATGTGGATGGTCAAACCATAGAATCCGAATCGACTCCCGGCCCAATGACCCAAACGCTTTCTCTGCTGTATAAAGAGTGTATTCAGAATTACGTACAATCTGTAAAAGGATGA
- a CDS encoding sulfatase-like hydrolase/transferase, producing MKQLLTLSLVFLSLSSLLSAADRPNIIWISAEDINAHFGCYGDPHAITPRIDKLATEGMRYTHVFTTAGVCAPCRSGIITGMYQTSIGTQHMRSPSMMPDDIVPFPTYLRQAGYYTTNNSKQDYQFDTPKDAWDESNSRAHWRNRKDKDQPFFAVFNFTGCHESGIAGEAKYKEVTKDLTPDQRQDAYELTTFPPYYPETPAAREDWKRNYELITAMDAWAGDLMDQLKEDGLYEDTIIMYWTDHGVGLPRAKRWLYDSGTHIPLIVRIPEKYRVGGQGTPSTVIDRLVSSIDFGPTVLNLAGVAVPDVMQGKPFLGNNPTKPRDYVYGARDRMDERYDIIRMARDHNFKYIRNYEPLKTFYQYMNTPEKGATMADLRKGHEAGTLPLAAEYFFSPTKPVEELYDTRVDPHEMENLADDPRYESVLTRMRKAHLKWVKDTKDTGLLAEPILVEREKEYGSRYAILRETKDTTLSNRVADAAAAASSGEQALPDLVEAMKDKDAAVRYWGAVGIGNIGKPASSKASLMKKALKDDSSVVRIAAARALGRMGQEKSALPVLAKELKNGEQWERLHAAIVLDEMDDQARPALAAMHAALEPREELYAKGKYVVRVITRALNQLEGTNRKAP from the coding sequence ATGAAACAGCTACTTACCCTTTCTCTGGTTTTTCTTTCACTGTCGTCGCTGCTGAGCGCGGCGGATCGCCCCAATATTATTTGGATCAGTGCGGAGGACATTAATGCTCACTTTGGTTGTTACGGAGACCCGCATGCCATTACGCCCCGAATCGACAAGCTAGCAACTGAAGGTATGCGCTATACGCATGTATTTACGACAGCTGGTGTTTGTGCTCCCTGTCGCAGTGGAATCATTACGGGGATGTACCAGACCTCGATTGGTACGCAGCATATGCGGTCACCTTCGATGATGCCGGACGATATCGTTCCTTTTCCTACCTATCTGCGTCAGGCTGGTTATTACACTACCAACAACTCCAAACAAGACTACCAGTTTGATACCCCAAAAGATGCCTGGGATGAATCGAATAGCCGTGCGCACTGGCGTAACCGGAAAGACAAAGACCAGCCCTTTTTCGCGGTCTTCAATTTTACGGGCTGCCACGAGAGTGGTATTGCTGGAGAAGCTAAATACAAGGAAGTCACCAAGGATCTCACTCCTGATCAACGTCAGGACGCTTACGAACTGACTACATTTCCTCCCTATTATCCTGAAACCCCCGCAGCACGTGAGGATTGGAAACGCAACTATGAGCTCATTACCGCGATGGATGCCTGGGCTGGTGACCTCATGGATCAGCTTAAGGAAGATGGTCTCTACGAAGACACCATCATCATGTATTGGACGGATCATGGAGTCGGGCTCCCACGAGCTAAGCGTTGGCTTTACGACTCGGGTACCCATATCCCGCTCATCGTTCGTATTCCGGAAAAATATCGCGTTGGAGGGCAGGGGACTCCATCGACAGTGATCGATCGCTTAGTGAGTTCCATTGACTTTGGACCCACGGTTTTGAACCTGGCCGGCGTAGCGGTTCCAGATGTGATGCAGGGAAAACCATTTTTAGGAAATAATCCAACGAAGCCCAGAGATTATGTCTATGGTGCCCGTGATCGTATGGATGAGCGTTATGACATCATTCGCATGGCTCGGGATCACAACTTCAAATACATCCGAAACTACGAGCCATTAAAGACTTTCTATCAGTATATGAATACGCCGGAGAAAGGGGCTACGATGGCCGATCTTCGCAAGGGACATGAAGCGGGAACGCTCCCCCTAGCTGCCGAGTATTTCTTTTCGCCTACCAAACCGGTAGAGGAACTCTACGATACTCGGGTTGATCCGCATGAAATGGAAAATCTGGCCGATGATCCTCGCTACGAGTCGGTATTGACCCGTATGCGTAAAGCCCATCTGAAGTGGGTGAAGGACACTAAGGATACCGGCTTGCTTGCTGAGCCGATCCTGGTCGAACGGGAAAAGGAATACGGCAGTCGCTACGCGATTTTGCGTGAAACCAAGGATACGACTTTGTCCAATCGTGTCGCTGATGCGGCCGCGGCTGCATCCAGCGGCGAGCAGGCGCTACCAGATTTGGTTGAAGCCATGAAGGATAAAGATGCTGCGGTGCGTTATTGGGGAGCTGTAGGTATTGGCAACATTGGCAAACCCGCATCCTCAAAAGCTTCTTTAATGAAAAAGGCGCTGAAAGATGATTCTTCGGTGGTACGCATTGCAGCTGCCCGTGCGCTAGGAAGGATGGGGCAGGAAAAGAGCGCTCTACCTGTGCTCGCAAAGGAATTAAAGAACGGTGAGCAATGGGAGCGTCTGCATGCTGCTATCGTGCTCGACGAAATGGATGATCAGGCTCGTCCAGCGCTGGCGGCTATGCACGCAGCCTTAGAGCCTCGAGAAGAGCTCTATGCGAAGGGAAAATACGTGGTCCGAGTGATTACCCGGGCTTTGAACCAGTTAGAGGGCACTAATCGCAAGGCTCCTTGA
- a CDS encoding VOC family protein, whose protein sequence is MNLEQIDHLAISCQDPERSKDWYTQVLGFEHIYQGEWNGVPIFLKLGSTAIALFPESHTSRLQPNTAKGISHFALRAESQSDFKTAQKELRDRDIAFDFQDHDISHSIYFNDPDGHRLEIKTYDTM, encoded by the coding sequence ATGAATTTAGAACAAATCGATCATCTAGCGATTAGCTGTCAGGATCCTGAACGATCGAAAGACTGGTACACGCAGGTGTTAGGATTTGAACACATTTATCAAGGTGAATGGAACGGCGTTCCCATTTTCCTCAAACTCGGTTCTACAGCCATAGCGCTTTTCCCAGAATCGCACACGTCACGACTCCAGCCCAACACCGCCAAGGGCATCAGTCACTTTGCACTGCGCGCAGAGAGTCAAAGTGATTTTAAGACGGCTCAAAAAGAACTCAGGGATCGCGACATTGCTTTCGATTTCCAGGATCACGATATCTCTCATTCCATCTATTTTAATGATCCGGATGGACATCGTTTGGAGATAAAGACTTACGACACGATGTAG
- a CDS encoding chitobiase/beta-hexosaminidase C-terminal domain-containing protein: MKPWKFYLLLVVSFASLLSGHEEEAFESSVTSGPTPWTNLEFQNDPDNFQFAIVTDRTGSPRAGIFEDAVMKLNWLMPEFVMSVGDLIRGGGANEAEIEQEWVEFDEMVEPLKMPFFYLAGNHDIRAKHKDNAATSEEMTSQWNKRLGPTYYYYVYKDVLFLAIFSNDGLEQHIDLEQIEFFKQVLEEHQDVRWTMVFIHHPLWTYPHKTNFEKVENILENRKHTIFAGHQHFYRHFERKNTNYYTLATTGGGSPLLGNSFGQFDHVTWVTMTDEGPVLANLRLDGILPHDVSNTASATWGSQLVQSSLVESSVFLKGNNPVKQGIAYLRIKNPSEHELKVDGRFFHNHLVNVKPETISRVLAPGSETTIEIALEASHPFSVSDGVVLEMDSTFRYDLEKFPELEISKTIGFKIENSVFNATQIKQAVFSNQQKVTFQEPPPNTVIRYTTDGSKPSSKSPIYKTPIQLKKSTTVNAQLFTPEGFKSQIDSAVFKKIKPGKGLLCDVYEYDESKGRWNVVPDYSSMTPLTTKVIHDLHPLKAADKKEVFGLVYRGQIKLPESGNYTFTTVSDDGIILFIDNEAVVTDEVKHPVRVSSSEPGWFDKGKHAIEIHYFQHAREYALELHYSVNGSEKKPIPFKWFSFE, from the coding sequence GTGAAACCCTGGAAATTTTATCTTCTCTTAGTTGTGTCTTTTGCTTCGTTGCTTTCTGGGCACGAAGAAGAGGCCTTCGAGTCCTCGGTAACTTCCGGTCCCACACCCTGGACGAACTTGGAGTTCCAAAACGATCCAGACAACTTTCAGTTTGCCATCGTAACTGACCGCACTGGAAGCCCGAGAGCCGGGATATTCGAAGATGCCGTCATGAAATTGAACTGGCTAATGCCTGAGTTTGTCATGTCGGTTGGAGACCTGATTCGTGGTGGTGGAGCGAACGAAGCAGAGATCGAACAAGAGTGGGTCGAATTCGATGAAATGGTCGAGCCACTTAAAATGCCGTTCTTCTACCTGGCTGGAAATCATGACATCCGAGCCAAGCATAAGGACAACGCCGCTACCTCCGAAGAAATGACCAGCCAGTGGAACAAGCGCCTAGGGCCCACCTATTATTACTATGTCTACAAGGATGTGCTATTCCTCGCCATATTTTCCAATGATGGATTGGAACAGCATATCGACCTGGAACAAATCGAATTCTTCAAGCAAGTGCTCGAAGAGCATCAAGACGTGCGTTGGACCATGGTTTTTATCCATCACCCGCTTTGGACTTATCCCCATAAGACGAACTTTGAAAAGGTGGAAAACATCCTCGAAAACCGAAAGCACACTATCTTTGCTGGCCATCAACATTTCTACCGTCACTTCGAGCGCAAAAACACAAACTATTACACCTTGGCTACTACCGGCGGCGGGAGCCCTTTACTGGGAAACAGCTTTGGTCAATTTGATCATGTAACCTGGGTCACGATGACGGACGAAGGTCCTGTTTTAGCCAACCTACGACTCGATGGTATCTTGCCACACGATGTGTCCAATACCGCCTCCGCTACTTGGGGTAGCCAATTGGTGCAAAGCTCGTTGGTTGAGAGCAGCGTATTTCTTAAAGGCAATAATCCGGTAAAGCAGGGAATTGCTTACCTGCGAATCAAAAACCCCTCAGAGCATGAATTAAAAGTCGATGGTCGCTTCTTCCACAATCATCTGGTTAATGTAAAACCGGAAACCATTTCTCGAGTCCTGGCTCCAGGTTCCGAAACAACCATCGAAATCGCACTCGAAGCTTCGCACCCATTTTCGGTATCCGATGGCGTAGTCCTGGAAATGGATAGCACCTTTCGCTACGACCTTGAAAAATTCCCTGAGCTGGAGATCTCAAAGACTATCGGCTTTAAAATCGAGAATAGCGTATTCAATGCCACCCAAATCAAGCAGGCCGTATTCTCAAACCAACAGAAGGTCACTTTTCAAGAACCACCGCCGAATACAGTTATTCGATACACTACAGATGGTTCCAAGCCATCCTCGAAATCCCCTATCTATAAAACTCCCATTCAGTTAAAGAAGTCGACCACGGTAAACGCGCAGCTGTTTACACCCGAAGGTTTCAAAAGCCAGATTGACTCGGCTGTATTCAAAAAGATCAAACCTGGTAAAGGATTGCTCTGCGATGTCTACGAATACGACGAATCAAAAGGCCGATGGAATGTGGTCCCGGACTACAGCTCCATGACTCCCCTGACAACCAAGGTCATACACGATCTTCATCCATTAAAGGCCGCCGACAAGAAAGAGGTATTTGGCTTGGTTTATCGGGGACAAATCAAACTGCCCGAATCTGGCAACTACACTTTCACCACCGTATCTGACGACGGCATCATATTATTCATAGATAACGAAGCGGTTGTTACCGATGAAGTGAAACACCCTGTTCGAGTCTCCTCGAGCGAGCCCGGGTGGTTCGACAAGGGAAAGCACGCTATCGAAATCCATTACTTCCAACACGCGCGAGAGTATGCTTTGGAACTGCACTATTCCGTCAATGGGAGTGAGAAAAAGCCGATCCCCTTCAAGTGGTTTAGCTTTGAGTGA
- a CDS encoding nucleoside permease, whose product MTLTTRSQLSALMFVQFFIWGCWYAFIGAYISAIGFTPGQQGAVFSTVALGGIISPFFIGMIADRFFSAQRVLAVLHLVGGILLWIVAGVTDPTTFYWILLAHTICFMPTLALVNTISFHQMTDTGKEFPGIRVLGTIGWIAAGILIGTLDMEVSANIFKIAAVVSIALAIYSLFLPNTPPQAKGKSVSIRDVLGLDSLVLLKDRSYAVFIVSSLLICIPLTFYYGQTSAFMEELAIKNTGTKMTFGQMSEIFFLLVMPFFFVRLGIKKMLLIGMLAWTIRYVLFAYADAGSMVWMLYAGIILHGICFDFFFVSGQIYVDKCAPEEIRASAQGFISFVTYGVGMFIGSYVMGAALQSSTLEIGGIDWKKFWFIPAVMALVVMIFFALVFKEPKASEEEASA is encoded by the coding sequence ATGACTCTAACTACCAGATCGCAGCTCTCAGCCTTGATGTTCGTCCAATTTTTCATCTGGGGATGCTGGTATGCATTCATCGGAGCCTACATCAGTGCTATTGGTTTCACCCCGGGTCAACAGGGTGCCGTCTTTTCAACAGTCGCTCTAGGTGGCATCATTTCGCCATTTTTTATTGGTATGATCGCGGACCGGTTTTTCTCAGCCCAACGGGTGCTGGCGGTCCTTCATTTAGTGGGTGGTATTCTCCTCTGGATCGTCGCAGGCGTTACGGATCCTACAACGTTCTATTGGATTCTCCTCGCTCACACGATTTGCTTCATGCCTACCCTTGCCTTGGTTAATACGATCTCGTTCCACCAAATGACTGATACAGGGAAAGAGTTTCCAGGTATTCGCGTTCTAGGAACGATTGGCTGGATTGCCGCTGGAATTCTTATCGGAACGCTCGATATGGAAGTCTCCGCCAATATCTTCAAAATTGCTGCTGTAGTTTCAATTGCCTTGGCCATCTACTCTCTATTTCTTCCCAATACTCCACCGCAGGCGAAAGGAAAATCAGTATCCATTCGCGACGTGTTGGGACTCGACTCCCTTGTTTTACTGAAGGACCGCTCCTACGCCGTCTTCATCGTAAGTTCCCTCCTGATCTGCATCCCACTCACATTTTACTATGGGCAAACCTCTGCTTTCATGGAGGAACTGGCGATCAAAAACACGGGTACTAAAATGACATTTGGCCAAATGTCTGAAATTTTCTTCCTGCTCGTCATGCCCTTCTTTTTTGTCCGCTTGGGCATCAAAAAGATGCTACTCATCGGAATGCTAGCGTGGACGATTCGATATGTTCTCTTCGCCTATGCGGACGCAGGATCGATGGTATGGATGCTATACGCCGGTATCATTCTTCACGGCATTTGCTTCGATTTCTTTTTCGTATCGGGTCAAATCTATGTCGACAAGTGCGCTCCCGAGGAAATACGAGCTTCCGCACAGGGCTTCATAAGCTTTGTAACCTATGGAGTAGGTATGTTCATAGGCTCCTATGTGATGGGTGCAGCCTTGCAATCCAGCACGCTCGAAATCGGCGGAATCGACTGGAAAAAATTCTGGTTCATCCCAGCAGTGATGGCCTTAGTCGTAATGATCTTCTTCGCATTGGTGTTCAAGGAGCCAAAGGCTTCCGAGGAAGAAGCATCCGCTTAA
- a CDS encoding GNAT family N-acetyltransferase, with translation MKNERTGPGFTIRAMQPEEADKVAELIYESTNHWYETHGHNRIFRGKWKDCRIFTDVYGDIDPGCCLVALTGDETILGSCFYHPRKTHVSLGIMNTHPAIGRKGVAKALLIAIMDIAKDRDLPVRLVSSAFNLDSYSLYTRQGMAPFAIYQDVMIKVPESGVEVDSVPGISIREARAGDESTINTLEGEIWQTSRQGDWAYFIENKRGIWHSTVAEDASGTVVGALVSVAHPGSNMLGPGLAQSPQIATALIQTELNNHKGKSPVFLLPANNRELVGAMYALGARNCEMHVGQVLGEAPEIKGIVMPTFMPETA, from the coding sequence ATGAAAAACGAAAGAACAGGACCTGGTTTTACCATACGTGCTATGCAGCCCGAGGAAGCTGATAAGGTGGCCGAGCTCATATACGAATCCACCAATCATTGGTATGAGACCCATGGGCATAATCGAATTTTTCGAGGAAAGTGGAAAGACTGCCGCATTTTTACAGATGTCTATGGGGATATTGATCCTGGCTGTTGCCTGGTCGCACTCACGGGCGATGAAACCATCCTGGGGTCCTGTTTCTACCATCCCAGGAAAACCCACGTCTCGCTGGGTATCATGAATACGCACCCAGCTATTGGTCGGAAGGGTGTGGCGAAGGCATTGCTGATCGCCATAATGGATATTGCCAAAGATCGGGATCTACCGGTTCGTTTAGTTTCCAGTGCATTCAATTTAGACTCTTATTCTTTGTACACGCGCCAGGGAATGGCTCCATTTGCTATTTATCAGGATGTGATGATCAAGGTACCTGAATCAGGGGTGGAAGTGGATTCCGTTCCAGGAATCTCAATTCGCGAGGCAAGAGCAGGGGATGAATCTACAATTAATACCCTGGAAGGTGAAATCTGGCAAACTTCCAGGCAGGGTGACTGGGCTTATTTTATCGAAAACAAACGAGGTATCTGGCACTCAACGGTGGCCGAGGATGCATCTGGCACGGTGGTAGGAGCTTTGGTCTCGGTTGCCCATCCAGGGAGTAATATGCTTGGACCAGGCCTGGCTCAATCTCCTCAGATCGCCACAGCGCTCATTCAAACTGAGTTGAACAACCATAAGGGAAAAAGCCCTGTATTTCTTCTCCCGGCTAACAATCGTGAATTAGTCGGTGCCATGTATGCACTTGGAGCTAGAAATTGTGAAATGCATGTGGGGCAAGTATTGGGCGAGGCTCCTGAGATCAAAGGCATTGTAATGCCGACCTTCATGCCGGAGACGGCGTAG